A single region of the Thermodesulfatator indicus DSM 15286 genome encodes:
- the rimO gene encoding 30S ribosomal protein S12 methylthiotransferase RimO, whose amino-acid sequence MKIYPVLLGCPKNRVDAEKFLAELKERGVTIVLDPEEAEILYVNTCAFIREAVEESLDVIFELAEQKKEGQRLVVGGCLVTRYRESLLDELPEVDQFIGIEAYRSPEVIFSQDRYCLRFEGRETPRRLLTENPFCAYLKITEGCSHACSFCTIPRIRGPLRSVPEGIILEEAKNLVAQGVQEIILVGQDVTAYGKDQGKPKLASLLRRLVKEVSPYWLRLLYLYPDGLSEEIIEVVLMEKSICPYFDIPIQHASPEILKKMRRLADPKKILSLIEQIRGASKEAAIRTSIIVGFPGETERDFEILLEFLKVAQFDHLGAFIYSPEEGTLAAKMPGQISEEEKKARFHEVMKLQQEISQKRLAKRLGDTTEVLIEGVDEEGRLVGHACFQAPEIDGITYVEGEATVGDIVPVKIVSTDVYDCFAKPLS is encoded by the coding sequence ATGAAAATTTATCCCGTCCTTCTAGGATGTCCCAAAAACCGTGTTGATGCGGAAAAGTTTTTGGCCGAGCTCAAAGAAAGAGGGGTCACCATTGTTCTCGATCCCGAAGAGGCTGAAATCCTTTACGTAAACACTTGTGCTTTCATTCGCGAGGCAGTGGAAGAATCCCTTGATGTTATTTTTGAATTAGCTGAGCAAAAAAAAGAAGGCCAGCGCTTGGTGGTGGGCGGCTGCCTTGTTACCCGCTATCGCGAATCGCTTTTAGATGAGTTGCCAGAGGTGGATCAATTTATAGGGATTGAGGCTTACCGTTCACCTGAAGTTATTTTCTCACAAGATAGATATTGCCTACGTTTTGAAGGGAGAGAAACTCCTCGACGTCTTCTTACAGAAAATCCTTTTTGTGCCTATCTCAAGATAACTGAGGGATGTAGCCATGCTTGTTCTTTTTGTACTATTCCGCGTATAAGAGGGCCTCTCCGTAGTGTACCTGAGGGAATAATCCTTGAAGAGGCAAAGAATTTGGTGGCTCAGGGAGTGCAGGAGATAATTTTGGTAGGGCAGGATGTCACCGCTTACGGTAAAGACCAAGGAAAGCCTAAACTGGCGTCTCTTTTGCGTCGCCTGGTAAAAGAGGTCTCCCCTTACTGGTTAAGGCTCCTTTATCTTTATCCAGATGGCCTTAGCGAAGAAATTATTGAGGTTGTTTTGATGGAAAAATCCATTTGCCCTTACTTTGACATACCTATTCAGCATGCCAGTCCTGAAATTCTCAAAAAAATGAGGCGTTTAGCTGATCCCAAAAAAATATTGTCTCTTATTGAGCAAATTCGCGGGGCTTCTAAAGAAGCCGCCATTAGAACCAGTATAATTGTTGGTTTTCCCGGAGAGACGGAAAGAGATTTCGAGATTCTGCTCGAATTTCTGAAAGTGGCTCAGTTTGACCATCTGGGGGCTTTTATTTATTCACCAGAAGAAGGTACTCTGGCTGCCAAAATGCCAGGCCAGATTTCTGAAGAAGAGAAAAAGGCTCGTTTCCACGAGGTAATGAAGCTTCAGCAGGAGATTTCTCAAAAACGTTTAGCCAAGCGTTTGGGAGATACTACCGAAGTTTTAATCGAAGGGGTGGACGAAGAAGGGCGTCTTGTTGGCCATGCTTGTTTTCAGGCCCCTGAAATTGACGGTATAACTTATGTGGAAGGAGAAGCCACGGTGGGCGATATTGTCCCGGTAAAAATTGTAAGTACTGACGTTTACGACTGTTTTGCTAAACCTCTTTCATAA